In one window of Mesorhizobium sp. B2-1-1 DNA:
- a CDS encoding Re/Si-specific NAD(P)(+) transhydrogenase subunit alpha, with protein sequence MSQIIFIPAEGGSGEPRVAASPDTVKRIAALGFDLVVESGAGTLSRIADEDYAKAGATIGSASDAARADVILKVRRPTDAELKSYKSGAAVIAMMDPYGNDAAVAALAKAGVTAFAMEFMPRITRAQSMDVLSSQANLAGYQAVIDGAAEYDRALPMMMTAAGTVPAAKVFIMGVGVAGLQAIATARRLGAVVTATDVRPAAKEQVASLGAKFLAVEDEEFKAAETAGGYAKEMSKDYQAKQAALTAEHIAKQDIVITTALIPGRPAPRLVSADMVASMKPGSVIVDLAVERGGNVEGAEAGKIVTTANGVKIVGHLNVPGRVAASASLLYARNLFAFLETLVDKGTKQLAINRDDDLVKATMLTDGGKIVHPAFAKADQQPPKGQYIEPPAIPASTMVADASAPKQAAPRKAASKQAAASKPSLPKSPSPKSPSPKPKGTA encoded by the coding sequence TGAGCCAGATCATCTTCATTCCCGCCGAGGGCGGCTCGGGCGAACCCCGTGTCGCGGCGTCGCCCGATACGGTGAAGCGCATAGCCGCCCTTGGCTTTGACTTGGTGGTTGAGAGCGGAGCGGGCACACTGTCCCGCATCGCCGACGAAGACTACGCGAAGGCCGGTGCCACCATTGGTTCCGCATCCGATGCGGCCCGTGCGGATGTGATTCTGAAGGTGCGCCGGCCGACCGATGCGGAGCTGAAAAGCTACAAGTCAGGCGCTGCGGTCATCGCTATGATGGATCCCTATGGCAATGACGCCGCCGTCGCGGCACTGGCCAAGGCCGGGGTGACGGCCTTTGCGATGGAATTCATGCCGCGCATCACGCGCGCCCAGTCGATGGACGTCTTGTCCTCGCAGGCTAACCTTGCCGGCTACCAGGCGGTGATCGACGGCGCAGCCGAATACGATCGCGCGCTGCCGATGATGATGACGGCGGCCGGCACTGTTCCTGCCGCCAAGGTGTTCATCATGGGCGTCGGCGTCGCCGGCCTGCAGGCGATCGCCACAGCGCGCCGGCTCGGCGCAGTCGTCACCGCGACCGATGTGCGCCCCGCCGCCAAGGAACAGGTCGCCTCGCTTGGCGCAAAGTTCCTCGCCGTCGAGGACGAAGAGTTCAAGGCGGCCGAGACCGCCGGCGGCTACGCCAAGGAGATGTCCAAGGATTACCAGGCCAAGCAGGCGGCGCTGACCGCCGAGCACATCGCCAAGCAGGACATCGTCATCACCACGGCGCTGATCCCCGGCCGCCCGGCGCCGAGGCTGGTGTCGGCTGACATGGTCGCCTCGATGAAGCCCGGTTCGGTGATCGTCGATCTTGCTGTGGAGCGCGGCGGCAATGTCGAGGGCGCCGAAGCAGGCAAGATCGTGACGACGGCCAACGGCGTCAAGATCGTCGGCCATCTCAACGTGCCGGGCCGCGTCGCGGCCTCCGCTTCGCTGCTCTACGCCAGGAACCTTTTTGCTTTCCTCGAGACGCTGGTCGACAAGGGCACCAAGCAGCTTGCGATCAACCGCGACGACGATCTGGTCAAGGCGACCATGCTGACCGACGGCGGCAAGATCGTCCATCCGGCCTTCGCCAAGGCCGACCAGCAGCCGCCAAAGGGCCAATATATCGAACCGCCCGCGATACCGGCCAGCACAATGGTCGCCGATGCTTCGGCGCCCAAGCAAGCCGCGCCTAGGAAAGCCGCGTCCAAGCAAGCCGCCGCATCCAAGCCCTCGCTGCCAAAGTCGCCCTCGCCAAAGTCGCCCTCGCCCAAGCCGAAAGGGACCGCGTGA